The Gallus gallus isolate bGalGal1 chromosome 6, bGalGal1.mat.broiler.GRCg7b, whole genome shotgun sequence genomic interval TGCAATGTGTGGAGGATGTACACAATGGGGCTAGGGGGACGCAAGGCCAGGGGATGCACACCACGGGGGGATGGATGCAGTGTAGGCAGGTTGCATGCCACAGGGTTGTGGGGACGTACCTCACACCATGGGGCTGCCCCCTGAGCGTGTGTGGGTGCCGCAGAGCCACCGTGCCTGCGGGAGCTGGAGCGGCTGCAGATGCAGGAGGCAGCCAAGGTGCAGCCGGGTGAGTCGGGGTCCCGGGGAGTCCTGGCCCCTCCAATGCGGCGGGGCTGGGGTGCTCCATGCCAGGGGGGTCTGGGCACTGCACGTGTTCTGGGGTGTGTTGGGGGCCCGGCTTTCTGCAGGCATCTTTGTGCCCAGCTGTGACGAGGATGGCTACTACCGGCGGGCGCAGTGTGAGCCAGGCGGCGCGCAGTGTTGGTGCGTGGACCCCCAGCACGGCACCGAGCTGAGCGGCACCCGCTCCCATGGGCATCCCGACTGCGGTGAGCTGGGGGGGACCGTGGGGTGACACCCCCGAGTGGTTGGGGGGTCCCGTCACTGAGCAATCTCTGTGCCCACAGAGGACGCGGCGGGGTTCTCAGGAGACTTCGGCAGCGGCGTGGGCtgggaggatgaggaggagaaggagccTGAGGAGGCAGCcgaggaggctgaggaggaggaggccgaGGCGGGTGAAGGAGATGATGGCGGCTACATCTGGTAGAGAGGGGGGGGGCACGGCTGGGGGCAGCCCCTATCGCCCCGTTGCCCCCCGGCACAGAGCGCAGGGGCAGCCCCCGGCCCCAAGCGGGACAGGGCTGTGGGGCGCTCGCCCGGGCGGGCCCCACGGCGGGCGGGGGGCGAGCAGCGCGGGGCTGAGCtcgtgccccccacccccctgtCTGcgctttttttgtttttatttttaattaattttatttttcttggggggggcgggaggggagtAGAACCTAGCGTGCTGCTGCGTGGTCAGAAAGTGCactaataaatgaaaattgggaaaaaaatgggaaaaaagcaaaacagaaccaacccaccaccaacaaccccctcccccccaccagTCCCCCCCATACCCCCGACCCCCTGTCCgtgctgtgcttgctgctgcgGTGTTGTGAAATAAACGCCCGTGCTGTGTCGAACGCTCCATGCCCGTTCCTGGCCCCTCCACCCCCCTCCATAGGGCTCTGTCCCCAGATGCGCCCTGCTCGGAGGGCCACCACGTCCCGCCGACCCCAGCCACCACCAGGGACTCCAGGGCTCGGGTGAGGGCCTTTATGGAAGCACTCCAATTTTGGGAGGGGGTCACAGCTTGCTGGGGGGCCGCTGCTGCAGCCGCCACGCCGCCTGTGCTCCCTCGCTGGCGGCGTTGAGCGGGGCGAAGGCGGCAGGGTTCCCACTGCAGCGATAGCGGGCGAGGGGTGTGCgcagcagggagatggggatgCAGAAGTTGAGGTGTGGGTAGGTGGTCCCCGCCGTGTTGTCCCGCGCGTTGCTGGCCACGATGCCTGGAGGGGGGAGATGTCACCAAAGGGAGTAACGCAATGGGGACGCGTTGGGGATGCAGTGGGGACGGGGGCTCACCTAGCAGGCATCCATCATGGGCAGAGAGCAGGGGGCCGCCACTGGAGCCGGCGTGAACGGCGCAGGTGCTCTGCAGCATCACCGGGGGGGTTCCCACCACGGCCGACAGCACTCCCCCTGTCACTGAGGGGCCACATGCACGGCCCAGTGCCCCGAAGCCCAGCGCCAGCACCGCCTCCCCTGTGCCGCACCATTGGCGTTAGGACACTCCATCACATCCCCACGGCACCCCTACATaggaccccattgtccccataggATGCCACTGTCCCGTCCCCACTCCCCCATGGaatcccattgtgtcccatcCACCCCAGCCTGAAGCTGGTACTCACCGGGTTGGAAAGTGGTGGCAAGGTCAGGGGGCTGGAAGCTGGGCACGCtgtcctgcagctccagcactgccacatcGAAGGGGGATGTCTCAGCTGTGGCGAACACCAGGCGGGCCTGCAGGATGGTGTCACTGCGGGTGCAAAAtggagaacaaaataaatggcaaaaagTGGGGTTAGGAGTGAGCCAAGCAATGCACACTGCAAACATTGCAAACCAGACTGAGCTGCACAGTCTGGTTTGCAAAAGTGCAAGTTGCACCCTGCGCTGCACCTTACACTGCTCCCAAACCTGGATGTGGCCAAAGGGAAGCAGCTCTGtttgctgcagtgctccacCTCTGGCACATTTATTGCATGACCTATTTTGGGTTGCATCCTGATTGCATGACCTATTTCAGATCGCAAGGCCCATGCTGGGTTGCATGACCTTTGCTGGGTTGCACACCCATGTTGGGTTGTACAATCATTGCACAGCCCATGTAGGGTTGCACAACCGCGTTGTGTTGCACACCCATTGCATGACCCATGTAGGGTTGCACAACCATGTTGTGTTGCACACCCATTGCATGACCCATGTAGGGTTGCACAGCCATATTGGGTCGCATACCCATAACATGGCTTATGTTGGGCTGCATACTCATTGCGTGGCCTACAATGGGTTACACACCCATTGCATGACTCACGCTGGGATGCCCAACCATGTTGGGTTGCACACCCGTTGCATGGCCCATGTTGGGTTGCATACCCAATGCATGGTCCACATTGGGTTGCATGACCAATGTTTGGTTACACACCCACTGCAAGACCCATGTTGAGTTTCACCACCATTTTGGGTTGCATGCCCATCGCACGGCCCATGCGGGGATGCGCACCCATTGCACATCGcccacccccagacccccatcaccccccaggGCCACACTCACCGCGTGGTGCTGTGCCGCAGCGTGACGCGCAGCGGGGCGCCCAGTTGCAGCACGTGCCGGCAGGTGAGCAGCAGCCGCGGTGCCACCAGCGTGCCCGacccccagctgctcccactCTCCACCAGCGCGGCGCAGCGTAGCGTTGGGCTGCCGTGGGCCTCAGGCAGCGGCAGCGGCGGAGGCAGGCTGCTGAGCTCGGGCAGCACGCCGCGGGCACTCTGCAGGAGGGcgtgcagggagcagagcagtgccagccccagcccctggCCACCCTGGCAGCCGGCAGTGGCAGCAACGACGGCCACGAGGCGCGGTGGGGAGGACGTGGGCGCGAGGGCGAGGACGGGCCCACCCTGGGTGCCGGGCAGGCAGCGCGCATCGGTGAGCAGCAGGGCCCGCTGCGGCCCGGTGGCATTGCTCAGCACGCCAGTGCTCAGCGCGTTGAGgaagagctcagggcagagcGCACCGAAGGGCGTCCCGCAGGCCAGCAGCGCCGCACCCTTGCGCAGCGTGGCTGCCGGGGCCCAGGGCGTCCAGGTACCGCCAGGTGTGTCCAGGCCGGGCACCCGCAGCCAGCAGAACCAGGGCAAGGCCTCGGTGCTCTCCTCGGCCGTGCTGAGTGTGCCGGGCAGCGCGCGGGCGAAGGCATCGCAGCGCAGCAGGGCCAGCGGGCACGCGACGTGCTGCTGCACGGCGTCAGGTGGcggggcagccagcagcaccgaGATGTGCAGGCCGGGCCGCAACGCCGAGGGCGGCAGGGCATCGCCATGGGGCCAGGCGGTGACGTcgggctgcaggaagggcaCCAAGACGGCAGCGGGGCACAGCACCAGGCCCGGGCTGCGGCACAGGATGGCCCCGCTGCAGCTGCTTGGCTCCACGTCCGGCTCCGAGGGGTCCGACACGCTGACCACGCAGCCG includes:
- the TYSND1 gene encoding peroxisomal leader peptide-processing protease, which encodes MPEDGTAVPWELPGCVVSVSDPSEPDVEPSSCSGAILCRSPGLVLCPAAVLVPFLQPDVTAWPHGDALPPSALRPGLHISVLLAAPPPDAVQQHVACPLALLRCDAFARALPGTLSTAEESTEALPWFCWLRVPGLDTPGGTWTPWAPAATLRKGAALLACGTPFGALCPELFLNALSTGVLSNATGPQRALLLTDARCLPGTQGGPVLALAPTSSPPRLVAVVAATAGCQGGQGLGLALLCSLHALLQSARGVLPELSSLPPPLPLPEAHGSPTLRCAALVESGSSWGSGTLVAPRLLLTCRHVLQLGAPLRVTLRHSTTRDTILQARLVFATAETSPFDVAVLELQDSVPSFQPPDLATTFQPGEAVLALGFGALGRACGPSVTGGVLSAVVGTPPVMLQSTCAVHAGSSGGPLLSAHDGCLLGIVASNARDNTAGTTYPHLNFCIPISLLRTPLARYRCSGNPAAFAPLNAASEGAQAAWRLQQRPPSKL